Proteins encoded within one genomic window of Flavobacterium sp. NG2:
- a CDS encoding succinate dehydrogenase/fumarate reductase iron-sulfur subunit, whose protein sequence is MKLTLKIWRQKNAQDKGAMVDYKVDGIEPDMSFLEMLDVFNEQQINKGESPVAFDHDCREGICGMCSLFINGEAHGPDRGVTTCQLHMRMFKDGDTITIEPFRAAAFPVVKDLVVDRSSFDRIQHAGGFISVNTSGNTIDANTIPVNKKDADDAFDAATCIGCGACVATCKNGSAMLFVGAKVSQYALLPQGKVEATERVLNMVRQMDEEGFGNCTNTGACEIECPKGISLENIARMNREYMSASLKG, encoded by the coding sequence ATGAAACTTACATTAAAAATATGGCGTCAAAAAAACGCCCAAGATAAAGGAGCAATGGTTGACTATAAAGTTGACGGAATTGAGCCAGATATGTCGTTCCTAGAAATGCTTGACGTTTTTAACGAACAACAAATCAACAAAGGAGAATCACCAGTAGCATTTGACCACGATTGTCGTGAAGGAATTTGCGGAATGTGTTCTTTATTCATCAACGGGGAAGCTCATGGTCCAGACCGTGGTGTAACGACTTGTCAGTTGCATATGCGTATGTTCAAGGATGGTGATACGATTACAATCGAGCCTTTCCGTGCTGCAGCTTTCCCAGTAGTGAAAGATTTGGTTGTTGACCGTAGTTCTTTTGACAGAATTCAACACGCAGGAGGTTTTATCTCGGTAAATACTTCAGGAAACACTATTGATGCAAACACGATTCCAGTAAACAAAAAAGATGCTGATGATGCTTTTGATGCAGCAACTTGTATTGGTTGTGGAGCTTGTGTAGCTACTTGTAAAAACGGTTCAGCGATGTTATTCGTAGGTGCTAAAGTTTCGCAATATGCCTTGTTACCACAAGGTAAAGTTGAAGCTACTGAGCGTGTATTGAATATGGTACGCCAAATGGACGAAGAAGGTTTCGGTAACTGTACAAATACAGGTGCTTGTGAAATCGAATGTCCTAAAGGAATTTCTCTAGAGAACATTGCTCGTATGAACAGAGAGTATATGTCAGCTAGTTTGAAAGGATAA